The Streptomyces cadmiisoli genome has a segment encoding these proteins:
- a CDS encoding vWA domain-containing protein, whose product MTKHINGHIDAHTDGPGDGPTDGHTAGNADGNADGSTDPNPSDVAEAAAGAAAADSDENRRQVLYWRLLSHLFDHEEQATLETASLAVVEDVGLPSALLDPKASVDSVVQRHPDLAAEFDGLMAVEPDPDGTRDRAAEVRRAALASKVLLNVFAAASGTVTASQLARWQSDAGWLERALGCRPGELRGGRRAGGDSGAGGAGVSPFGTGGGTTPDLSRLIPEIGPELGSIEADLVKRMQLREVLADPKLAAQLTPSMSLIEQLLRDKDNLSGVALANAKSLIRRFVDEVAEVLRTQVEKATVGAIDRSIPPKRVFRNLDLDRTIWKNLTNWDPEEERLYVDRLYYRHTARKTTPQRLIVVVDQSGSMVDSMVNCTILASIFAGLPKVDVHLIAYDTQALDLTPWVHDPFETLLRTNLGGGTDGTVAMTLAQPKIAEPRNTVVVWISDFYEWRSEPLFESMAAIHRSGAKFIPVGSVTSAGRASVNPWFRDRFKDLGTPVLSGHIRKLVHELKAFLT is encoded by the coding sequence CGTCGCGGAGGCGGCGGCGGGCGCTGCCGCCGCGGACTCCGACGAGAACCGCCGCCAGGTCCTGTACTGGAGGCTGCTGTCGCACCTGTTCGACCACGAGGAGCAGGCCACGCTGGAGACGGCGAGCCTCGCCGTCGTCGAGGACGTCGGTCTGCCGTCCGCCCTGCTCGACCCGAAGGCCTCCGTCGACTCCGTCGTGCAGCGGCACCCCGACCTGGCCGCCGAGTTCGACGGTCTGATGGCCGTGGAGCCGGACCCCGACGGCACCCGCGACCGGGCCGCCGAGGTGCGGCGCGCGGCCCTCGCGTCGAAGGTCCTGCTCAATGTCTTCGCCGCCGCCTCCGGCACGGTCACCGCCTCGCAGCTGGCCCGCTGGCAGTCGGACGCGGGCTGGCTGGAGCGCGCCCTGGGCTGCCGGCCCGGCGAACTGCGCGGCGGGCGCCGCGCGGGCGGCGACAGCGGAGCCGGCGGCGCGGGCGTCAGCCCCTTCGGCACCGGCGGCGGCACCACCCCCGATCTCAGCCGGCTCATTCCCGAGATCGGCCCGGAACTCGGCTCCATCGAGGCCGACCTCGTCAAGCGGATGCAACTGCGCGAGGTCCTCGCCGACCCGAAGCTCGCCGCGCAGCTCACCCCGAGCATGTCGCTGATCGAGCAGCTGCTGCGCGACAAGGACAACCTCTCGGGCGTCGCCCTGGCCAACGCGAAGTCACTGATCCGGCGCTTCGTCGACGAGGTGGCCGAAGTGCTGCGCACCCAGGTGGAGAAGGCGACGGTCGGTGCGATCGACCGTTCGATCCCGCCCAAGCGCGTCTTCCGCAACCTCGACCTCGACCGCACGATCTGGAAGAACCTCACCAACTGGGACCCCGAGGAGGAGCGGCTCTACGTCGACCGCCTCTACTACCGGCACACCGCCCGCAAGACGACACCGCAGCGGCTGATCGTCGTGGTGGACCAGTCGGGCTCGATGGTCGACTCGATGGTCAACTGCACCATCCTCGCCTCCATCTTCGCCGGGCTGCCCAAAGTGGACGTCCACCTCATCGCGTACGACACGCAGGCGCTCGACCTCACACCCTGGGTGCACGACCCCTTCGAGACGCTGCTGCGCACCAACCTCGGCGGCGGCACGGACGGCACGGTCGCCATGACGCTGGCCCAGCCGAAGATCGCCGAACCGCGCAACACCGTCGTGGTGTGGATCTCCGACTTCTACGAATGGCGCAGCGAGCCGCTGTTCGAGTCCATGGCGGCCATCCACCGCTCCGGAGCGAAGTTCATCCCGGTCGGATCCGTGACCAGCGCCGGCCGCGCGAGCGTCAACCCCTGGTTCCGTGACCGCTTCAAGGACCTCGGGACGCCGGTGCTCTCCGGCCACATCCGCAAGCTCGTCCACGAGCTCAAGGCGTTCCTCACCTGA